The sequence GCTTCAGCTCGCGTAGCCGCCTAAATATTCGGTTGAATTACAACTGAATTTTGGTAGAATCCGTATAATATATCGTGCTTAAAGGCACCTAAAGCAAGGCTCTCACACTCCCCGCAGTCACTGCAACTACCAAGTCCACCAGGAGTACTAGAAGTACTCCTTCTTGCTATGTGTTGTTCGAGTGTGGCCGGCCCAGATCGAGACCGCTTGAGCACGTCAGGCGGATTTCAAGCAGACATCACGCACAGGATGCGAGCAAGGCTGTACTGCTGGATGGCGCTCGCAAAAGCCGCTTTGGTGTGGCGACCCGGCGTTGAATTCTAGCAGCAAGCCGGGCCTTCGCTCTTGACTTGAGTAGCCGGAACTGCGTGTCGGTCAGCCCCATATCCGCGCAAATACTCTCTTTGGTTTCGTTCTTCAGATAGAACCTCGACAAAACCTCGCGGTCGCGTGCAGAGAGCCTGCGCAAAATCGCCATCAGCAGTTCGATATGTTGGGCGCGAATCAGATGCTGTTCGATACTGTCCGTATTATCAGGAAACGTCTCAAGAAGTTCGCCACCGCTGCGAGCGCGAATTGTTTCTCTGATGTATGCTGCCACTTGACGGCGAAGCACCGTTCGGATAAAGCCCATCAGGCATTCAGGCCGCCGGATTCCGCCGCGCTGAATGGCGTCAACAACAGCTATAAACGTTTCGGCGAACAAGTCGTCCGCATTTCCGAAGCCGACTTCTCGACCCAAGTAGAAACGCGCACCGTGCATGACTTCATGGAGTTCCCGCAGGCCATTGGGATCGCCTCTTCCGACTTTGAACACGAGCGAGGCGTACCGAGAGGACTCCGAGCACTGCGCGCCGCTTCCAGCAGCATTAGCTAAGAACATTACGAACCCTCTTTGTTGTAGATCCAGGCCGGAAAGATTTTGAAATGTTGAGACCTACCGATAAGAAGCAATATAGATTTAATAAGAAATGGTAGAACGCATAGCGAGTATTGGGGTAGGGCTGGAGCGGGGGTGCAGTTCTAGTACCGTACTGCCCACCTTTGGGGGGCGGTGCTCGGATCAGCTACTTCTCTGCCTCAAGTCGTTTCAGCGCCTCCATAAGCTGCTGACTTCTATACACTTCCTCCGCGCACGGCGGGCAAACAAGGTAGTGTTGTTCAAAGACTTGGGTTTCCTCTGGTGAAAGCTGATTTCGGCAATAGTCGTCCGCAACCTCGCCTGGATCGGAGGGACATCGGTCTGGGAAAAGCTTACGCTTTGGTGCCATTTCGGTTTTGGTACAAAGGCATTTCAATCATGCGCGCTGAAGGCGCTGTT comes from Terriglobales bacterium and encodes:
- a CDS encoding sigma-70 family RNA polymerase sigma factor, whose translation is MFLANAAGSGAQCSESSRYASLVFKVGRGDPNGLRELHEVMHGARFYLGREVGFGNADDLFAETFIAVVDAIQRGGIRRPECLMGFIRTVLRRQVAAYIRETIRARSGGELLETFPDNTDSIEQHLIRAQHIELLMAILRRLSARDREVLSRFYLKNETKESICADMGLTDTQFRLLKSRAKARLAARIQRRVATPKRLLRAPSSSTALLASCA